A DNA window from Schistocerca gregaria isolate iqSchGreg1 chromosome 2, iqSchGreg1.2, whole genome shotgun sequence contains the following coding sequences:
- the LOC126334794 gene encoding cuticle protein 21-like has translation MAFKLFIFAAVVAVARAGYLGAPAVVAPGAPLAARAYAAPAYAAPAYAAYAAPAYAAPIARAYAPALRAAPVAVAPAVRAAPVAVAAPAAVAAEYDPHPQYSYSYDVQDALTGDSKTQHESRDGDVVQGSYSLVEPDGSIRTVDYTADPVNGFNAVVHKEAGAHPAPVVAKVAAPVAYAAPAIAKVAAPVAYAAPAYGKAILG, from the coding sequence CTTTTCATCTTCGCCGCCGTAGTGGCCGTGGCGCGCGCCGGCTACCTGGGCGCCCCCGCCGTCGTCGCCCCCGGCGCTCCCCTGGCCGCCCGTGCCTATGCCGCCCCCGCGTACGCCGCCCCCGCCTACGCTGCGTACGCCGCCCCCGCCTACGCCGCCCCCATCGCTAGGGCTTACGCCCCAGCCCTGCGCGCCGCCCCTGTGGCCGTCGCCCCCGCCGTGAGGGCCGCCCCCGTCGcagtcgccgcccccgccgccgtggCCGCCGAGTACGACCCCCACCCCCAGTACAGCTACTCTTACGACGTGCAGGACGCTCTGACCGGCGACTCCAAGACCCAGCACGAGAGCCGCGACGGTGACGTCGTCCAGGGCAGCTACAGCCTGGTCGAGCCCGACGGTTCCATCCGCACCGTCGACTACACCGCCGACCCCGTCAACGGCTTCAACGCCGTCGTGCACAAGGAGGCCGGCGCCCACCCCGCCCCCGTCGTCGCCAAGGTGGCCGCCCCcgtcgcctacgccgcccccgccatcgctaAGGTGGCCGCCCCCGTCGCATACGCCGCCCCCGCCTACGGAAAGGCCATCCTGGGTTAA